A single genomic interval of Streptomyces showdoensis harbors:
- a CDS encoding Ppx/GppA phosphatase family protein produces the protein MTRVAGIDCGTNSIRLLVADVHPETGELIELDRRMTIVRLGQGVDRTGRLAPEALERTFAACREYAAVIEEFGVGTDRLRFVATSASRDAENRADFVNGVVGILGVEPEVITGDQEAEFSFTGATGELRGDDRRLVVDIGGGSTEFVVGNRHVEAARSVDIGCVRLTERHVRHDPPAAEEIAAIRADVRAALDLAAEAVPIGEAETLVGLAGSVTTVAAIALGLPEYDSTKIHHARISRAQVDEVVARLLASTHDERAAIPVIHPGRVDVIIAGALVLAEIMERTGAAEVVVSEHDILDGIALSVA, from the coding sequence GTGACCCGGGTCGCCGGAATCGACTGCGGCACCAACTCCATCCGCCTCCTGGTCGCCGACGTGCACCCGGAGACGGGCGAGCTGATCGAGCTCGACCGCCGGATGACGATCGTCCGGCTCGGCCAGGGCGTCGACCGGACCGGGCGGCTCGCCCCCGAGGCCCTGGAGCGGACCTTCGCGGCCTGCCGGGAGTACGCGGCCGTCATCGAGGAGTTCGGGGTCGGCACCGACCGGCTGCGCTTCGTCGCCACCTCCGCCTCCCGCGACGCCGAGAACCGCGCCGACTTCGTGAACGGGGTCGTCGGGATCCTGGGCGTCGAGCCCGAGGTCATCACCGGCGACCAGGAGGCCGAGTTCTCCTTCACCGGCGCCACCGGCGAGCTGCGCGGCGACGACCGGCGCCTGGTGGTGGACATCGGCGGCGGCTCCACCGAGTTCGTCGTCGGCAACCGGCACGTCGAGGCGGCCCGCTCGGTCGACATCGGCTGCGTACGCCTGACCGAGCGGCACGTGCGGCACGACCCGCCGGCCGCGGAGGAGATCGCCGCGATCCGCGCCGACGTGCGGGCCGCGCTGGACCTGGCCGCCGAGGCCGTGCCGATCGGCGAGGCCGAGACCCTGGTCGGACTGGCCGGCTCGGTCACCACCGTCGCCGCCATCGCGCTCGGGCTCCCGGAGTACGACTCCACGAAGATCCACCACGCGCGGATCTCCCGCGCCCAGGTCGACGAGGTGGTGGCCCGGCTGCTCGCCTCCACCCACGACGAGCGGGCCGCGATCCCGGTGATCCACCCCGGCCGGGTCGACGTGATCATCGCCGGCGCCCTGGTCCTCGCCGAGATCATGGAGCGCACCGGCGCCGCCGAGGTGGTCGTCAGCGAGCACGACATTCTCGATGGGATCGCGCTATCCGTCGCATAG
- a CDS encoding NAD(P)/FAD-dependent oxidoreductase codes for MSTTERPRILVVGGGYVGLYAARRILKKMRYAEATVTVVDPRSYMTYQPFLPEAAAGSISPRHVVVPLRRVVRGAEVLTGRVTTIDQDRKVATIAPLVGEAYELPFDYLVIAMGAVSRTFPIPGLAEQGIGMKGIEEAIGLRNHVLEQLDKADSTTDEEVRRKALTFVFVGGGFAGAETIGEVEDMARDAAKYYQNVKREDMRFILVDAADKILPEVGPKLGQYGKEHLEGRGIEIYLQTSMDSCVDGHVVLKNGLEVDSNTIVWTAGVKPNPALSRFGLPLGPRGHVDCNEKLQVNGLDYVWAAGDNAQVPDLAAIKAGVPAERAWCPPNAQHALRQAKVLGDNVVAGMRGFPQKEYAHSNKGAVAGLGLHKGVAMIVMGKMKIKLKGRLAWYMHRGYHGMAMPTWNRKIRVFADWTLAMFLKREVVSLGAMETPREEFYEAAKPAPAPAAPVQEKAKAS; via the coding sequence ATGAGCACCACGGAGCGTCCCAGGATCCTCGTAGTAGGCGGCGGGTACGTAGGCCTGTACGCAGCTCGGCGCATCCTCAAGAAGATGCGCTACGCGGAGGCGACCGTCACGGTCGTCGACCCGCGGTCGTACATGACCTACCAGCCCTTCCTCCCCGAAGCCGCCGCCGGCAGCATCTCGCCGCGCCACGTCGTCGTCCCGCTGCGACGCGTCGTGCGCGGAGCGGAGGTGCTCACCGGCCGGGTCACCACCATCGACCAGGACCGCAAGGTCGCCACGATCGCGCCGCTCGTCGGCGAGGCGTACGAGCTGCCTTTCGACTACCTGGTCATCGCGATGGGTGCCGTCTCCCGCACCTTCCCGATCCCCGGCCTCGCCGAGCAGGGCATCGGCATGAAGGGCATCGAGGAGGCCATCGGCCTGCGCAACCACGTCCTCGAGCAGCTCGACAAGGCCGACTCGACGACCGATGAGGAGGTCCGCCGCAAGGCGCTGACCTTCGTCTTCGTGGGCGGCGGCTTCGCCGGCGCGGAGACCATCGGCGAGGTCGAGGACATGGCCCGCGACGCGGCGAAGTACTACCAGAACGTGAAGCGCGAGGACATGCGCTTCATCCTGGTCGACGCCGCCGACAAGATCCTTCCCGAGGTCGGCCCGAAGCTCGGCCAGTACGGCAAGGAGCACCTCGAGGGCCGCGGCATCGAGATCTACCTCCAGACCTCGATGGACTCCTGCGTCGACGGCCACGTCGTGCTGAAGAACGGCCTCGAGGTCGACTCCAACACGATCGTGTGGACCGCCGGTGTGAAGCCGAACCCGGCGCTCTCCCGCTTCGGTCTGCCGCTCGGCCCCCGCGGCCACGTGGACTGCAACGAGAAGCTCCAGGTCAACGGTCTGGACTACGTGTGGGCCGCGGGCGACAACGCCCAGGTCCCGGACCTGGCCGCGATCAAGGCCGGCGTCCCGGCCGAGCGCGCCTGGTGCCCGCCGAACGCCCAGCACGCCCTGCGCCAGGCCAAGGTCCTCGGCGACAACGTGGTGGCCGGCATGCGCGGCTTCCCGCAGAAGGAGTACGCGCACTCCAACAAGGGCGCCGTCGCGGGTCTCGGCCTGCACAAGGGCGTCGCGATGATCGTCATGGGCAAGATGAAGATCAAGCTCAAGGGCCGTCTGGCCTGGTACATGCACCGTGGCTACCACGGCATGGCCATGCCGACCTGGAACCGCAAGATCCGTGTCTTCGCCGACTGGACCCTCGCGATGTTCCTGAAGCGCGAGGTCGTCTCCCTGGGTGCCATGGAGACCCCGCGCGAGGAGTTCTACGAGGCGGCCAAGCCCGCCCCGGCGCCGGCCGCCCCGGTGCAGGAGAAGGCCAAGGCCTCGTAA
- a CDS encoding SAM-dependent methyltransferase → MADAASRLTALAEELLGVPLPVRLRAWDGSEAGPANGPVLIIRDRRALRRLLWKPGELGLARAWVAGEIDVEGDLYTVLDRLAGFLWERGEESRGLLETVRDPRVRAAAAALLRLAGPFPPPKPPLEEMRGRSGARHTRRRDKQAISHHYDVGNEFYAIVLGPSMVYSCAYWTEQGSLEDAQRDKLDLIARKLGLKEGDRLLDVGCGWGSMAIHAAREYGARVVGVTLSREQAAFARKRIAEEGLTDRIEIRVQDYRDVEDGPFDAISSIGMAEHVGTVKYREYADALYGLLKPGGRLLNHQISRRPEPDEEAYEVDAFIDAYVFPDGELAPMGRTLTTLEDAGFEVRDVEAIREHYALTLRRWVANLEGDWDRAVRLTSPGRARIWRLYMAASAVSFERNRIGVNQFLAVRTPGSGASGVALRPRVWSESGESLEPEESQEPQGR, encoded by the coding sequence ATGGCCGACGCCGCGTCGCGGCTGACCGCCCTCGCCGAGGAGCTGCTGGGAGTTCCGCTCCCCGTGCGGCTGCGAGCCTGGGACGGCAGCGAAGCAGGCCCCGCGAACGGCCCGGTGCTGATCATCCGCGACCGCCGCGCCCTGCGCCGGCTGCTGTGGAAGCCGGGGGAGCTCGGGCTCGCCCGGGCCTGGGTGGCGGGGGAGATCGACGTCGAAGGGGACCTCTACACGGTCCTCGACCGGCTCGCGGGCTTCCTGTGGGAGCGCGGCGAGGAGTCGCGCGGCCTGCTGGAGACGGTGCGCGACCCGAGGGTGCGGGCCGCCGCGGCGGCGCTGCTGAGGCTGGCCGGCCCCTTCCCGCCGCCGAAGCCCCCGCTGGAGGAGATGCGCGGCCGCAGCGGCGCGCGGCACACCCGGCGCCGGGACAAGCAGGCGATCAGCCACCACTACGACGTGGGCAACGAGTTCTACGCGATAGTGCTGGGTCCTTCGATGGTCTACTCGTGCGCCTACTGGACCGAGCAGGGGTCCCTGGAGGACGCCCAGCGGGACAAGCTGGACCTGATCGCGCGCAAGCTCGGCCTGAAGGAGGGCGACCGGCTGCTGGACGTCGGCTGCGGCTGGGGCTCGATGGCGATCCACGCGGCCCGTGAGTACGGCGCCCGGGTCGTCGGCGTCACCCTCTCCCGCGAGCAGGCCGCGTTCGCGCGCAAGCGGATCGCGGAGGAGGGGCTGACCGACCGGATCGAGATCCGGGTGCAGGACTACCGGGACGTCGAGGACGGCCCGTTCGACGCGATCTCCTCGATCGGCATGGCCGAGCACGTGGGCACGGTGAAGTACCGGGAGTACGCGGACGCGCTGTACGGGCTCCTGAAGCCCGGCGGGCGGCTGCTGAACCACCAGATCTCGCGCCGCCCGGAGCCGGACGAGGAGGCCTACGAGGTGGACGCGTTCATCGACGCGTACGTCTTCCCGGACGGCGAACTGGCGCCGATGGGGCGCACCCTGACGACCCTGGAGGACGCGGGCTTCGAGGTGCGGGACGTGGAGGCGATCCGCGAGCACTACGCGCTGACCCTGCGCCGCTGGGTGGCCAACCTGGAGGGCGACTGGGACCGGGCGGTGCGGCTGACCTCGCCGGGGAGGGCGCGGATCTGGCGGCTGTACATGGCGGCCTCGGCGGTCTCCTTCGAGCGCAACCGCATCGGAGTGAACCAGTTCCTGGCGGTGCGGACACCGGGTTCGGGCGCCTCGGGCGTGGCGCTGCGGCCGAGGGTGTGGAGCGAGTCCGGGGAGTCCCTGGAGCCCGAGGAGTCCCAGGAGCCCCAAGGGCGCTGA
- a CDS encoding phospholipase D-like domain-containing protein — MRRPARLALALAAAVGLLAASPAPAGAEPAAVTTTATFNDPSGDAAAQDRVRDHIIDLIGRTPAGATITAGLYTFTDDTVTDALGAAKTRGVNVRVVVDHTSVTMTGGEYPRLVARLGTDRAQGSWVFACPAGRGCIGSRQLPGDPDGAINHNKFWLFSNTGGANDVVVQTSANMTGVQRTDLFNNAVTIVDTGLYGIYQDYFADLLAHGTSATGLSHYYKTPASGPYKAYFFPRKEAAGTTYDNDASTDTVKLILDNVGCAGGTQIRMAANLFTRDEVATKLVALKNAGCSVTLAHDGAPGSMGTTVESIVSGKLTQRVQCYEDRGAGVAKAGLHSKYLLVEGTYDGVAGRKLVWTGSHNYTYPALRANDETLLKIDDPALYAQFKANHQYLMTYCAGS; from the coding sequence TTGCGTCGTCCCGCCCGTCTGGCACTCGCCCTGGCCGCCGCCGTCGGCCTCCTCGCGGCCTCCCCGGCCCCGGCCGGCGCCGAGCCCGCCGCCGTCACCACCACGGCCACCTTCAACGACCCGTCCGGTGACGCCGCCGCCCAGGACCGGGTCCGCGACCACATCATCGACCTCATCGGCCGGACCCCCGCGGGCGCCACCATCACCGCCGGGCTCTACACCTTCACCGACGACACCGTCACCGACGCCCTCGGCGCCGCCAAGACCCGCGGGGTGAACGTCCGGGTCGTCGTCGACCACACTTCCGTCACCATGACCGGCGGCGAGTACCCCCGGCTCGTCGCGCGCCTCGGCACCGACCGCGCCCAGGGCTCCTGGGTCTTCGCCTGCCCCGCCGGACGCGGCTGCATCGGCTCCCGCCAACTGCCCGGCGACCCCGACGGCGCCATCAACCACAACAAGTTCTGGCTGTTCTCGAACACCGGCGGCGCGAACGACGTCGTCGTGCAGACCTCCGCCAACATGACCGGGGTCCAGCGCACCGACCTCTTCAACAACGCCGTCACCATCGTCGACACCGGTCTCTACGGCATCTACCAGGACTACTTCGCCGACCTGCTCGCCCACGGCACCTCCGCGACCGGGCTCAGCCACTACTACAAGACCCCGGCGAGCGGCCCGTACAAGGCGTACTTCTTCCCGCGCAAGGAGGCCGCCGGCACCACGTACGACAACGACGCCTCCACCGACACCGTCAAGCTGATCCTCGACAACGTCGGCTGCGCCGGGGGGACGCAGATCCGGATGGCCGCCAACCTCTTCACCCGTGACGAGGTCGCCACCAAGCTGGTCGCCCTGAAGAACGCCGGCTGCTCCGTGACCCTCGCCCACGACGGAGCCCCCGGCTCCATGGGCACCACGGTCGAGTCGATCGTCTCGGGCAAGCTCACCCAGCGCGTCCAGTGCTACGAGGACCGCGGCGCCGGCGTCGCGAAGGCGGGGCTGCACTCCAAGTACCTGCTCGTCGAGGGGACGTACGACGGCGTGGCCGGCCGGAAGCTGGTGTGGACCGGCAGCCACAACTACACCTACCCGGCGCTGCGGGCCAACGACGAGACGCTGCTGAAGATCGACGACCCGGCGCTCTACGCCCAGTTCAAGGCCAACCACCAGTACCTGATGACCTACTGCGCGGGCAGCTGA